A region of the Numenius arquata chromosome 2, bNumArq3.hap1.1, whole genome shotgun sequence genome:
GCAACTTTCCCAGTTCACAGGTCTCTGTCATGTTCAGTAGCACTGTAAGCACTGATAGCAGGCACGATGACATGTGCTGTCTGTTGAAAAATTCATGGCCAAGGTGAGTGGCAGCTGTATGTGTTCTTCCCATCCCAGCACCCGGGCAAATTGTTGAGCCAGAACCCACATGCTGGTTTTCCTGAAAGATAGAGGCAGTTGACCAAGTAGAAGGAGTTGTGGAGGGCTATTGCAGCCTGGGTGTTGAACTACAACAGCTGGTTGCCTTTGCAAAGGGGAATGGAAAGGAGTGGGGGACATAGAAATTGCTTTATGTCCTCTGAGAGGACGTTTCCAGGGCTCAGGCCGTACAGTGCAAGGGCAGAAGTTGTTTGCATGTGTACCCTGAGGCACCTTGAGTCATAGAGGATCCTCTTTGAAGCAATAACCCAGAGATGAGGACAGGACACAGTGATTTTCTTAGCCAGAACATTTGATAGACTTGTGCATTATAAAATCAGCAGAAAGATTTGGACTGCATTGTTGAGCTGTGTTATATGATGAAGGACAGAGTGCCTTACGTCAAACCTGTACTTGGGCTAAAGTATCTATTTTAGAAAGCCAGCCTCAGGTTAAGGTGCTCTCTCATTGTGAATTTGGAAGTGTCCTTATTAAAGCTTTTTTGGTGATTAAATATCCCCAAAGTTGACACTTTGCACCTCATTACTTGCATGAGCATATAGCTTCTGCTTGCCACCTCTGAGGCTTGCTGTACTTTTGTCAGCCTGATTTACAGACCCTTACAAAACCCAGCAGGATGACTGCTGCTGGGGTCTTGTTTAATTCCAGCCACACTCTGCTCTAAATCATAAGTAAAGACTAGAAGCCTGCCGACAGCTTCTTAGTTCTCAAGGCCCCAGTGCTTATGACCATAAAATTTGCTGCATGGAGAAGAGTTAGAAACCAAACTTTGCTTTGGCTGGAAGACGTGAATGTTTTTAATGTGCTTTCTTCAGATGGCCTTCCTAGTCCCCACCCTGCCCTATGTTTGTTCCTTCTCCTGTTCCCTCTCTCACTTGTCTGCATTTCATTCTCCTCCCTTTGCTGAGGCAGATGGTGCTGAGCCAAACTCCAGCAAGTTTCTGGGGGTCCCACTGACAGAGGAGCCACAGCAGAGGCTCAAGTGGCAGGCTCACCTGGAATTCACACACAACCACGACGTGGGTGACCTCACCTGGGACAAAATTGAGGTCACCCTACCGCATTCAGACAAGCTGCGCTCCTTGGTGCTAGCCGGCATCCCACACAGCATGAGGCCACAGGTAAGAGTCCTGCCTGTTCTGGGCAGGCTCGCCTGCCTGGAGTAAGAGACAGTGGAGGGAGACTACTTTTTCTTGGTTGAGAGGGTGCCAGATTATGGCATTATGTGGTTGTCTTAGTGACGCCTCCTGTCTCTGGTCACCCTGTCCCCCCAGCTGTGGATGCGCCTGTCTGGGGCCTTGCAGAAGAAGAGGAATTCGGAGATGTCATATCGGGATATCGTGAAAAACAGCTCTAATGATGAAACCATTGCTGCCAAACAGGTAGGAGATAGTGCCTGGTGCTGACTGGGCACAAGGGGGTGAGGAGAAAGGCCAAGATTTACTGTGCGAGGAGTGAGGGGAGTCTACCTaacacctgcagcagggacaATTGAGAGGACACGTGTGGTTGAATCCTGCTAAAGCTTAATCCTGTTGGgcatatttctcctttttttgttggAATAGCAACTGTGCAGCCCCTCTCCTTCCTAGGACAGCAGTGAAGGGATTGGACCCATGCTATTTGCAGGCTAGAAAACACTGCTGCCGTTGCATCTCGGCAAACATCCTGGTGTTCACTGAGGGAAGTGAAGGGTGAAAGGCTGACAGATGCACCTCTGTTGAGGTAGTGGCAGCTGCTGCTCAAATACAAAGTCTCTGAACACCAGCAAGACTGTTACAGGGTATTTTCCCTCTTACTCTGACCTCCTTTTGTGGGAGGAGGCAAAGTCCATGGCAAAAGAAACTGAGCACTACACATTTTCACCTCTCACTAAGAAGCTAGGTTCAAAATGGTTGGAAGGAGGAACAACACTGCCCAAGGGAGATCTGTGGGCTGTTCACTGCCAAGTACCCTGTCACAGATGTGGCCAGGGGGTTGGTTTCTTTCTGGGATAGGTTTGTTGGGAAGCCTTACTTGAAATCCAGGCAGATGAAATTCCCAACCACTATGCTGAGTATTCTCAGTGGTGAAGCTAGGGGCTGAGTTTAGGCAAGTATTTCTTGGGAAACACCAAGTCACCATCAGCACTGGCATTTTCTGACATGTCAGTGAAGGCTGTTAAACTGACCTGAGGTGCTTGGACAGGGCCATCTTTGGTACCTAAGGATCTACGCATGAGTGTGGGGAAGCAGAGTTCCCTGAGGCAAGAAGAGGCTGTGGGGAAGTGTAGAGAGCAGAAGGCAATTGTTCAGATGCTGCTTAACTGACCCTGTCCTTGCTTATGGCTGTCTCACAGATTGAAAAGGACTTACTCCGCACGATGCCCAGCAACGCCTGCTTCTCCAACATGAACAGTATTGGGGTGCCACGGCTACGCAGGATACTGCGGGGACTTGCCTGGCTCTACCCAGAGATTGGATATTGCCAAGGCACTGGCATGGTAACCTGCTTTCATAGTGTCTTCATGATAGGGATCATTTTGTCTGTGGTGGGTATGCTGGGGCAAAAGGTTTGAGGCAGTGCTGCCAGACATTATGGCCGCCAGATGAGCAGAAGGGAAATCCCTTCCACATGGAATGGTTTTCCtagggaagggagagcagaggagcaCGACGTGTCCAAAGGTGTGGAAGAATTTGGTTTATCTGTTGGGGAGGGACAGGCATTACACTGAGGAGGAATCACTTCAGTGGGAGACTGCaaaagagctgctgcagaggaaggaagaTGTTGGTCGCCTAGATACTGGTCCATCCCTCCATGTGAGGAAGTGGGGAAAGAGTTCTGCTCCTCTTAGGATATGCAGTTCTTCCTTCAAAATCCTAGGTGGCtgcctctctgctgctcttcttggAGGAGGAAGATGCCTTCTGGATGATGTGTGCTATCATCGAGGAACTGGTTCCTGCCTCCTACTTCAGCACCACCCTGATGGGCGTGCAGACTGACCAGCGTGTCCTGCGACAGCTCATCGTGCAGTACTTGCCCCGCTTGGACAAGCTGCTCCAGGAGCACGACATCGGTAAGAGTGTGCCCTAGAAACCATAGCTTTTCTTGACGGGATGATATGCAGACAAAAGTTATTGTTCTTGTTTCGCaaagggagagcagcagggctaGGAGCAAGCCTCCTGGCCATGGAGGCAGTTGCGTGGTCATCTTTGAGCTGGGAGGAGAGCACTTAGGAGAGTCCATCTTCGCGAGCTGGCTGACTTGCCTTGTCATATTTCTTCTCTGTATCTTTATTTACAGAGCTCTCCTTGATCACCTTGCACTGGTTCCTCACCTCTTTTGCTAGTGTTGTCCACATCAAGCTGCTGCTACGTATTTGGGACCTCTTCTTctaccagggctctctggtgctGTTCCAGCTCACTTTGGGCATGCTCAGTATGAAGGTAATTCCCACCTCCTCTTTGTCCTTTATAGTACTTCAGTGTTTAATTCTGAGTTTTAGGGGCAAGAAGGTTTTGTATCCACTTCCTGTGTGTGGTTTGGGAATGTGCTCTGGAAGATTACTTCCTGCCTTCCTCAGAGCTGGGGGCTGTGAAGAACTTCCAAGGCTCTTTACAGTATTCGGGTATTGCTGTTTCCCCTGCCAACCTCATTTGTTCCCTCGTAATTAAACCGCATCAGCTGACCCCCTCTATTCAGTCTAGATCCCAACCTGAGGTTCCATCTTACCTAAACCAAGATACTTCTTGATTTTGCACCATCTCTGAGCAGAGATATAAAGCCAAGGCCAGGGTCATCTGGGGAACTTCTGATGGCACTGTTAAATGCTCCAAGAGATTAGGGTTGTCCTGACTACATTTGGTTTGGCTGGTTTACATTTAACCACctgatcttttcctttttatgcgaaaaataattttgtggttCAGCTTTCCGTGCGAAGGGCAAGGGTGAGCCTGCTGGGAGTAAGGGGAAGGTGGAGCAGTTTGACATGGTAGGTGCTCTGTAGTGTGTGGGACTGAGCAGCTTCCATTCCCTTTTCCCCAACAAGATCCCTGCTGTGCCCAGTCTTGGCGGTGGGTACAGAATAGcttctcttctgtctttccttGCTGATTTGACTTCATTTCAATGATGGATGCTGTGAATCAGAGACACGCCAACTAGAATTTGGGGGCAGATCACACTGCAGTCGAATAGTAAAAGATGCTGTTCTCCTCTCATAGGTAGCTTGAACTCTTGCTACTGAAATTTTTATGGAATTATCTAGTTGTGTCTGCATTGTTTCTGGCCCAGGCTGTACACTGAATGTAAAATTGCATCTAGCAGCCCCAAGAACATGGCTGTCATGCTCTCTGTTCTGTGTGGCAAAATGAGTGCATCATTGCAGGAGGACGAGCTAATCCAGTCCGAGAACTCCGCCTCAATCTTCAACACGCTCTCGGACATCCCAAGCCAGATTGAGGATGCAGATGTGTTGCTGCGGGAGGCCATGCGTGTGGCTGGCTCGCTGACAGATGTGGCGGTGGAGACCCAGCGTCGCAAACACTTGGCCTACCTCATTGCTGACCAAGGGCAGCTGCTCAACTCCAGCACCACTGTCAACAATTTATCCAAAGTGAGTGCACAGAGTCCcgtctgcctctgctgctccatTTTTTGCCAGTCCTTTCTGTGCTTCCTCCCAATTGCTGTTTGTGAGCAAGAGGTCTTCCTGTCTGAGAGGATTTTGGCTCCAGGATGACTCTGTCATACAGTGGAGAAAGGGtattgggaagggagggggaaggtctGTACTGATGAAATGCTGCCAGATCTGTCCTAGTTGATAAATCCCAGGTGAAAGGGATATTGACGTTGATTGTAATTATCATTAATGAGACTTACGATGCATTTTATTAATGGAAACTAAAAGAAACAGCATATGCTTTTGGCAGAATTTGCTTGCAGCATGCAGAATAGGAACTGGAGTTAATCCATTAGTAAGAAACTGATACACAAAAATAACTCTGGAATGTAGAATTAGAAAGCAGCAGCCTTTGAGAAGCTGAATAAAAAATGCACCTGTGTTTAATCTTGGACTACAGTCTGCAGTCGCAGATGTAGTAGCTCCTGTTTGTCAAGCCTGCGTGGAAGATACGTTCTCGATGCTCATCTGTGTGCTAATCATAAGATGATCCTGCAATTCTAAAACGTAATAGGCATCCACTTagaaatttatatataattaCGTGCAGAACTGCTTTTGGCAACAAGTAGAATTAGAACTAAAATTATTCACTCGAGTCATGGTTGATTCTTGAACTCCAATTATGCTTTCGTAATAATTGAGCTATAAATAACCCATTGCGCATGGAGCATATCAAGCAGTAGAGCTGATTCATTGTGTTAGAACCAGAACAACTCCTGTCGAAAATTGCCAGCTCACTTGCCTGCCCCTTCCTGTGGTCGCTGTCAGGACCCCTTGCCCAGAGCTGATCTGTGTGGCggattgctttattttatttctgaaaactgtcctaatGCGTGCACtttgttctctctcttccctctcccgcAGATTGTGCGGCGCAGGACTCAGCGCAGGAAATCTGGCATTACCTCACTGCTCTTTGGTAAGGACAATCCTGTGCCTTTCATGTGGTGCTGATGGATACAGCAGCCGGCAGGGAGAGGAGTGAGCAAAGCAGGGAAACACTGGgacaggggaagagaagggagcCAGAACTGAAGGatgagaagggaagaagtgcaGTTTTCTACTTGCTCGCTTTGGTCTGAGCTCAGAAAGTGAATTTTAGGGTTAGATGGTAAGACCTTAAATGGTGACAAACAGTGGGCTGTAGCTCAGGCTAGCTGTAATGTCCTTCTTGCTCTGACCAACAGTCAAACACACTTTCTGATATCAACAGGCTGGATGTTACACTCTCCTGATCGTACTCTGCTCAGTTCAGGAACATCTCTGAAGATCTGAGACAGGACAGGATGATCCAATGTGTCACTCATCAAAATTTATAAATACAAACATGACTGATACACCCCCTTACTTACTTTGAGAGCTCAATATTGTGAAGACTTTTGAgtcttaattttctttgcttatgAGCTGAGCCAGCAGATGTCCAGAAATCACAGGGCCAGAGTAGATTTTGCATGGGTTTAACAGTAACTTGCTTTTGTGACTCTATAATAGCCCTTTCTATTGTAAGCCTCACTGTCATCACTTTCCTTGCAACTGGTTAGCTTTCTTGAAATTGCGACATCTCACCACAGAAATTGTTTTTCCGGAGGAAGACAACATACTGAATTTACAGGGTTCAAATAGTGTTCCTGCTGAGGTTGAAATGGCCTGAATAAATCTAAAACTGGGTTTTAATGGTCTTTTCAGAGAAGAGCTTTTCTGATGTTCTCCGGGAGGCTTGTCACTGTCTTGCTACAAGCACATACAGCATTACATATAAAAGTTATGGTAGAAGACCAATGAAGCTGTAAAGTCAAGCATGCAAAAGTGAAGAAATGCAGGAAAGTTGCTTGTGCAAGCTAAACTCAGACCTATTTGTGTGTAGTGTTATCATACAGACAGTGCACACTGAGGTTACTTAGCTGCCAAATGCGTCTTTCTTCTGTCTCAGTCTCCTTGACCAAGTTTGAGTAGCTTAATGAAAGTGATAGCGAGTTATACCCACGCACAAAGATAAATTATAAGTTCAAGTTTCAAAATATATGAATGGTAGAACGGAGATGATTGATAGTGTTTTCTCGTTTTAGTGGGGTTTCTATACAGTGACTGTCATATTTTTTACCTAATATTCTTAGTAATTAAAACATTGGTTAAAATAGAGAAGTTACCATCCTGCAGCAGATGACCAGAATGGAAAACTTCAGCccaagggaggggaaggaaagcttGGATGTGATAAATTCACCTTATATAGATGCAGCCCTTGTCTGGGTGGGAGTAAGAACTTACCCAGAACTTAATTCTTCTCCCTTAGAGTGAATGCAGATTTAGCACTGACTTGCacaggagtcatagaatcacaggagcACcatttggaagagacctctagatgTCTGTACTCCAATCTCTCCTGCTCAAAGCCATACTCTTTCTCATGCTAGATCAGGTAGGCCCAGGGCTTTCTTTAGCCGAGATCCAAGGAGTTGGACTGGATTTCTAATGAAGGaatagaaagaagaaacagcGAAAGGTGGTTTGGCAGAGAACAAGATGTGCGCATTGCCCTGTTCCTGTTGGATGGGCATTGCAGTAAGGATGTGGGAAAGCTGGTCCTCCTCTGCACAACTGCGTAGCTGGTCAGTCTTTGCAGGCTCAGAATAGAGCATCCTCACACGTGGCTGATCCTGCGCTGGTTTCCTGTTGTGGAAATATACGTGCAGGCATGTTGGGTGCAGTGAGGTGAATCTGGTGGAAACCCCAGTTGATTTCCTCTGTGTCATGTGTATTCTGAGGTGGGAGGGTGTGGAACTTGCTTCCCGTATCTTCTGCTTGTGTTTAGGTAGGGTGGATCTGAGTACAGAGGGAGGAGCACACTATTTTGGCCAGAAGGGACTGAATGATGACAGAAAGAATCAGCGACCTACGTAAATGAGGGCAGCCCACAGAGTTAGTGTGGCTGTGGTTGAGCAGTTTCTTATTTAGTCAACATTCTGTTTTAGTAACATGAATCTTCTGGGAATCTGCGCCGTCTGCGTGATCACCTATCTATTTACAATCTATGCATCTCTGAATATGTAGTGAGACTTCTTACATGCTTTATTTCCTACCCCTGGCCACTGAGGAGGAGGTTTTGTTAATTTTCAATGCTTGCTTAGACTGGGAGTAAGTATGCCCTACAGTTTTTCTAGTCCAGAAGCAAAGTTCACTTTTCTCTTAAGCTTTGTGTGTCTGATTCtctaataatttaatttagcagatagaaaacaattataaaaataattttaaatctaattttgtGCTTCTATTTATGTTCTTAAAGTTTTAGTCTTTTTAATTAGGATCACTTGTGATTAAATGATACTGTTAATCACTTTTCAATAAGCAGAAGCTTCATGTGTACATAGCTGTTGCAGCAGTTGTATAGCATGGGCCACACTTTATTCATATTGGTTTCTATAATGCTGTTAGAAGAGTACTAATTTGCTAGCCAATGGTTTACTTGGGTCTTGCATAAAAGCTGTGTTTGTATAAAAATTGGAGTTCAGTGAAAAATATGGGGTTTTAAGTGTTGATTTTGTTAATCAAGCTGCCACATCTTCAGTATATTATAGAGAAAGCAAAAACAGATGTATGAAAATACactttgaatttaaaacaaactgaatttttttagaaaaagcagaaaatggttCATTGTTCCCGAACATCATATACCCAATTTTTAAGGCATTCAGATACATTAACTGCTTAAAGAATCCATCCCATTAAGTATCTTTCTGCGTAATTGAAATAGGATGTCAAAACTCCTGGGGGAATTAATGACAGTTGAAAGATGCTTTGGTAACTTGTACTTTGTACTTATCACCATTTCTATACACCCAAAAGATTTGAAAGCTGGCTCTTAGGGAGATTGAGGTCTTAAGTAGATGGTGCGTTTTGTTTTGTGGCTCTGACTTCTAGAATGACACAGGAAAGTGGGCTGTcttgtttttcaaatgtttttcaagaCTCAGTGAAGAATATGCTCTCAGCCTGTGAGGTATTCAAAAATCAGAAGTAGTTCAACCAAAAGCTGTTTCAGTTTCAAGAGAATTTCAGTTGAAGAGAGTTGTTGAAAGTTCCCTAGTTTTGGGTCCCACCATTCAGCTGTCTATATACTGTGTAGACACTTCTCTAAAGTAGTACGCAGTGCCTTGGTGTACTGAGTTGTCCAGACAGATCGAAGATGACATCTTCTAGTTCCATATGTGATTTGAAATACCAGCTCCTTAAAATTTGAGTCGGTCAGATTGGTATTGGTTATTTACATTATTGAATACTTTGCAGTAATACCTTCCTTAGTGTAGACCTTTCTAATGTCAggctcttttttatttctgtagaatCAATGATTTCTAatgttaacaaaaaataaatacctcatacttgttttcctttcctcgcCTTCCCTCTGGCTGTGTGGGCTCCCCCAGGGGATGATGATCTGGAGGCACTGAAAGCCAAGAACATCAAGCAGACAGAGCTGGTGGCTGACCTACGTGAGGCCATTCTCCAGGTGGCACGGCACTTCCAGTGTGTGGATCCCAAGAACTGCAGCATTGTGAGTGGGAACAGCTGGATCTGCACTGCTGTGTGCTCCAAGCATGAGTGTTGAGTGTCCACCACAGGACAGGGCTGTTCAAATGCTCCTGGAGCATAGGTTCAAGTAAGAACATGCCAGGTGTAATGGGTGGCAGGTGAGGGTTGCTCAACCCATCCCTAGTGGAGGAAGGCTGCACTGAAACATGGTCTGCCTGCtaggagaaggaaaagctttgggaaggagaaggaaaagctttgGGAACAGGGGCATACAAGCTTTGGCAGATCAGCCAAAGTCATCTGTTGCTTTTCATTCCTCTCTGCTCTTCATACACATGCATGCTAGGATCTGACTCCAGACTACAGCATGGAGAGCCACCAGCGGGACCACGAGAACTATGTGGCCTGTTCCCGCAACCGACGACGACGAGCCAAGGCACTGCTGGACTTTGAGCGCCACGATGATGATGAGCTGGGCTTCCGCAAGAATGACATCATTACGGTGCGTCAGCCTATGAGACAGGGACTAGGCCAGGACCATGCAGACCCAACTTGTTTGGGATGCTGCACTGCTCCTTctgcagggaaagagggaggagatCATCTCAGAGCCCAGTTAGGAGTCCAAGGGAAGCAGATGGTGTTTCTGGGGGCTGTCTGGGGATGAGGCAGTGTGTTCCTGTGAGTGTTGTCTTGTGGGTCATTCTCAGTGCAACCACAAAGTCCCTTT
Encoded here:
- the SGSM3 gene encoding small G protein signaling modulator 3 isoform X3; amino-acid sequence: MRPQLWMRLSGALQKKRNSEMSYRDIVKNSSNDETIAAKQIEKDLLRTMPSNACFSNMNSIGVPRLRRILRGLAWLYPEIGYCQGTGMVAASLLLFLEEEDAFWMMCAIIEELVPASYFSTTLMGVQTDQRVLRQLIVQYLPRLDKLLQEHDIELSLITLHWFLTSFASVVHIKLLLRIWDLFFYQGSLVLFQLTLGMLSMKEDELIQSENSASIFNTLSDIPSQIEDADVLLREAMRVAGSLTDVAVETQRRKHLAYLIADQGQLLNSSTTVNNLSKIVRRRTQRRKSGITSLLFGDDDLEALKAKNIKQTELVADLREAILQVARHFQCVDPKNCSIDLTPDYSMESHQRDHENYVACSRNRRRRAKALLDFERHDDDELGFRKNDIITIISQKDEHCWVGELNGLRGWFPAKFVEILDERSKESIFEHGLKKPSLLGGACHPWLFIEEAASREVERDFDSVYSRLVLCKTYRLDEDGKVLTPEELLYRAVQAVNMTHDAAHAQMDVKLRSLICVGLNEQVLHLWLEVLCSSLQTVEKWFHPWSFLRSPGWVQIKCELRVLCKFAFSLSQDWELPIKREEKKPLKEGVQDMLVKHHLFSWDIDG
- the SGSM3 gene encoding small G protein signaling modulator 3 isoform X1: MRPQLWMRLSGALQKKRNSEMSYRDIVKNSSNDETIAAKQIEKDLLRTMPSNACFSNMNSIGVPRLRRILRGLAWLYPEIGYCQGTGMVAASLLLFLEEEDAFWMMCAIIEELVPASYFSTTLMGVQTDQRVLRQLIVQYLPRLDKLLQEHDIELSLITLHWFLTSFASVVHIKLLLRIWDLFFYQGSLVLFQLTLGMLSMKEDELIQSENSASIFNTLSDIPSQIEDADVLLREAMRVAGSLTDVAVETQRRKHLAYLIADQGQLLNSSTTVNNLSKIVRRRTQRRKSGITSLLFGDDDLEALKAKNIKQTELVADLREAILQVARHFQCVDPKNCSIDLTPDYSMESHQRDHENYVACSRNRRRRAKALLDFERHDDDELGFRKNDIITIISQKDEHCWVGELNGLRGWFPAKFVEILDERSKEYSIAGDDSVTEGVTDLVRGTLCPALKSIFEHGLKKPSLLGGACHPWLFIEEAASREVERDFDSVYSRLVLCKTYRLDEDGKVLTPEELLYRAVQAVNMTHDAAHAQMDVKLRSLICVGLNEQVLHLWLEVLCSSLQTVEKWFHPWSFLRSPGWVQIKCELRVLCKFAFSLSQDWELPIKREEKEKKPLKEGVQDMLVKHHLFSWDIDG
- the SGSM3 gene encoding small G protein signaling modulator 3 isoform X2 — translated: MPSNACFSNMNSIGVPRLRRILRGLAWLYPEIGYCQGTGMVAASLLLFLEEEDAFWMMCAIIEELVPASYFSTTLMGVQTDQRVLRQLIVQYLPRLDKLLQEHDIELSLITLHWFLTSFASVVHIKLLLRIWDLFFYQGSLVLFQLTLGMLSMKEDELIQSENSASIFNTLSDIPSQIEDADVLLREAMRVAGSLTDVAVETQRRKHLAYLIADQGQLLNSSTTVNNLSKIVRRRTQRRKSGITSLLFGDDDLEALKAKNIKQTELVADLREAILQVARHFQCVDPKNCSIDLTPDYSMESHQRDHENYVACSRNRRRRAKALLDFERHDDDELGFRKNDIITIISQKDEHCWVGELNGLRGWFPAKFVEILDERSKEYSIAGDDSVTEGVTDLVRGTLCPALKSIFEHGLKKPSLLGGACHPWLFIEEAASREVERDFDSVYSRLVLCKTYRLDEDGKVLTPEELLYRAVQAVNMTHDAAHAQMDVKLRSLICVGLNEQVLHLWLEVLCSSLQTVEKWFHPWSFLRSPGWVQIKCELRVLCKFAFSLSQDWELPIKREEKKPLKEGVQDMLVKHHLFSWDIDG